A portion of the Meleagris gallopavo isolate NT-WF06-2002-E0010 breed Aviagen turkey brand Nicholas breeding stock chromosome 16, Turkey_5.1, whole genome shotgun sequence genome contains these proteins:
- the TNRC6A gene encoding trinucleotide repeat-containing gene 6A protein isoform X6, translating to MEERKKRKEDKKKKEAAQKKAIEQKIKVPEQTKTSVSQPQPVTSNGTSTATSTNNNAKRATANNQQQQTLPRYPPREVPPRFRHQEQKQLLKRGQQLPVIAANLGSTPKVLNGQSGGSTVTTKQPVTNGEVPNSSKKQPDLNHSGLGSHYENSHWGPVSSNSESSTNWDKVIVDGSDKEAWPSITGSDPELTSECMDTDSASSSGSERNLIIMASGSTGGENDGIRNGIGHGSQNKFVVGSNSNNVGNGSINGPWGLSHGTIISTCQVSVDAPDSKSESSNNRMNAWGTINSSSNGGLNPSTLNSNGNHGAWPVLENNGHALKGSVGSGNSGTNIQCSTIGQISNSQSINSKVGGSAHGSWGGLQENCDSEVNGTRKVSFSGQPQNLNTEMNGPNNTTNFMTSSLPNSAGSAQINELPNNTGHGAWRVSTMNHSQIQASPVTNGTSISHLSNGEAKNGGSYGTTWGAYGSNYSGDKCSGPNSQANGDTVNATLMQSGISGPGSTNFQINGNKGGGVWEAGTVNSQNMPWGSGNGASAGGSRRGWGNPAQNTGTNISNGEWSKLPSNQHSNDSVNGNTRKFTNGWKSTEEDDLNSQSSAVSQITEQNSAWAKTGTGDGEGSTESTGCHEDRVATEGQNRERRKVDQHALLQSIVNRTDLDPRVLSNSGWGQTPIKQNTAWDTETSPRGERKTDNGTEAWGGSVTQTSSSGGCVDRPSPNNNDTSSVSGWGDPKSATRWGDSKGSNSQGGWEEDSAATVMVKSNQSWGSGKEEKSSWNDTQKMKQGWVEGQKASQGWAVSASDSWGENSRSNHWGETKKSSSGGSDSDRSVSGWNEPGKSNSVTWGGSSNTNPNNSSGWDEPAKSNQNQGWGDPPKSNQPQGWGDSSKPINSPEWNKQDVGSWGAPSATNKPPGSGWLGGPMPAPAKEEEPTGWEEPSPESIRRKMEIDDGTSAWGDPSKYNYKNVNMWNKNVPNSSSSSDQQAQVHQQLLSSSAMSSKESSSGSGWGEPSTPATTVDNGTSAWGKPMDTGTSWGEPISDAGGTSGWGNASLGQQAPNKPGPKSMQDSWCGDDMPLTGSRQTSWEEEEDVEIGMWNSSSSQEANTSLNWPPYMKKMPTKGIMKGGNKQDEAWINPFIKQFTNLSFSRESPEETIQSNKMDMSGGILQDKRMEIDKHGLNVGDYNRVVGKGPGSRPQISKESSMDRSPYFDKDGIVADESQNMQFMSNQNMKLPPSNSALPNQALGSLAGLGMQNLNSVRQNGNPSVFGVGNIAAQPRSMQQPPAQPLNSSQPNPRAQVPPPLLSPQVPVSLLKYAPNSGGLSPLFGPQQVAMLNQLSQLNQLSQISQLQRLLAQQQKVQNQRSMPSGGRQQQEQQGRSLSMQQQMMQQSRQLDPNLLMKQQTPPSQQQSLHQPTMKSFLENVIPHATPELQKGPSPINSFSSFPIGMNSNLNVNMDMSSIKEPQQSRLRKWTTVDSISVNTSLEQNSSKHGAISSGFRLEESPFVPYDFMNSSTSPASPPGSIGDGWPRAKSPNGSSSVNWPPEFRPGEPWKGYPNIDPETDPYVTPGSVINNLSINTVREVDHLRDRNSGSSSSLNTTLPSTSAWSSIRASNYNVSLSSTAQSTSVARNSDSKSTWSPGSVTNTSLAHELWKVPLPPKSITAPSRPPPGLTGQKPPLSTWDNSLRLGGGWGNSDARYTPGSSWGESSSGRITNWLVLKNLTPQIDGSTLRTLCMQHGPLITFHLNLPHGNALVRYSSKEEVVKAQKSLHMCVLGNTTILAEFASEEEISRFFAQGQSLTPSPGWQSLGSSQNRLGSIDGSHSFSNRNDLNHWNGAGLSGTSSGDLHGTSLWGSPSYSTSLWGTPSSNDTRGISSPSPINTFLSVDHLGGGGESM from the exons TGCCAGAACAAACCAAGACAAGTGTAAGCCAGCCTCAGCCTGTCACCTCTAACGGCACTTCCACAGCAACCAGCACTAATAATAATGCCAAGCGGGCCACAGCCAAcaatcagcagcagcaaaccTTGCCTCGATACCCTCCTCGTGAAGTACCACCGCGATTTCGACACCAGGAACAGAAACAGCTTCTGAAACGAGGTCAGCAGTTACCAGTTATAGCTGCAAACCTGGGATCTACTCCTAAAGTATTAAACGGCCAGTCAGGAGGCAGCACTGTCACAACCAAACAGCCGGTGACCAACGGAGAAGTGCCgaacagcagcaaaaaacagCCAG ATCTGAACCACAGTGGTCTAGGATCCCATTATGAAAATTCTCACTGGGGACCAGTCTCTTCAAATAGTGAATCCAGCACAAACTGGGATAAAGTTATTGTAGACGGCTCTGACAAAGAAGCATGGCCATCAATCACTGGCAGTGACCCAGAGTTGACATCAGAATGTATGGACACTGACTCTGCCTCTAGCTCTGGGTCAGAGAGAAACCTCATTATAATGGCTTCAGGGAGCACAGGTGGTGAAAATGATGGCATTCGAAATGGCATCGGACATGGTTCTCAAAATAAGTTTGTGGTTGGTAGCAACAGCAATAATGTGGGCAATGGAAGTATTAATGGGCCATGGGGTTTATCCCATGGGACCATAATAAGCACATGTCAAGTTTCTGTGGATGCTCCTGACAGCAAATCTGAAAGTAGCAACAATAGAATGAATGCTTGGGGCACCATAAACTCTTCATCAAATGGAGGGTTAAATCCAAGCACTTTGAATTCAAATGGCAACCATGGTGCCTGGCCTGTATTGGAGAACAATGGACATGCCCTGAAAGGGTCTGTAGGGAGTGGTAATTCTGGCACAAATATTCAGTGCAGTACCATAGGTCAGATATCTAACAGTCAGAGTATTAACTCTAAAGTGGGTGGTTCAGCCCATGGTTCCTGGGGAGGCCTTCAGGAAAATTGTGATTCTGAAGTAAATGGTACAAGGAAGGTTTCATTCAGTGGGCAACCTCAAAACCttaacactgaaatgaatggaCCAAATAACACTACTAACTTTATGACCTCTAGTTTACCAAACTCTGCTGGTTCAGCGCAGATTAACGAACTGCCTAATAATACAGGGCATGGGGCCTGGCGTGTGAGCACAATGAATCATTCTCAGATTCAGGCCTCTCCAGTTACAAATGGCACTTCCATTTCTCACCTTAGCAATGGTGAGGCGAAAAATGGTGGATCTTATGGTACTACATGGGGTGCCTATGGTTCTAATTACTCTGGAGACAAATGTTCAGGCCCAAACAGCCAAGCTAATGGTGACACTGTGAATGCAACTCTAATGCAGTCAGGCATTAGTGGGCCTGGCAGCACTAACTTTCAAATCAACGGGAATAAAGGAGGAGGGGTGTGGGAAGCAGGGACAGTCAACTCCCAGAATATGCCATGGGGAAGTGGAAATGGTGCAAGTGCTGGCGGAAGTAGAAGAGGATGGGGCAACCCTGCACAAAACACTGGCACTAACATTTCAAATGGTGAATGGAGTAAACTGCCTAGTAATCAGCATTCCAATGACAGTGTAAATGGAAATACCAGGAAGTTTACAAATGGATGGAAATCTACTGAAGAGGATGACCTTAACAGCCAGAGTTCTGCTGTGTCTCAGATAACTGAGCAGAATAGCGCGTGGGCCAAAACAGGTACAGGGGACGGAGAAGGTAGTACAGAGAGCACTGGATGCCATGAAGATAGAGTAGCTACAGAAGGACAGAATCgagagagaagaaaagttgACCAGCATGCATTACTCCAAAGTATAGTAAACAGAACTGACTTAGATCCACGTGTCCTTTCCAATTCTGGTTGGGGACAGACTCCGATCAAACAGAACACTGCCTGGGATACCGAAACATCACCAAGAGGTGAAAGAAAAACTGACAATGGGACAGAGGCCTGGGGAGGCTCTGTGACACAGACTTCTAGCTCAGGGGGATGTGTGGATAGACCTAGCCCTAATAATAATGATACCTCATCTGTATCAGGGTGGGGAGATCCAAAGTCTGCTACAAGGTGGGGAGACTCCAAAGGGTCAAATAGCCAAGGGGGGTGGGAAGAGGATTCTGCTGCTACAGTAATGGTCAAGAGCAATCAATCATGGGGAAGTGGCAAAGAGGAAAAGTCATCTTGGAATGACACGCAGAAGATGAAACAGGGATGGGTAGAAGGACAGAAGGCCAGCCAGGGTTGGGCTGTTTCTGCCAGTGACAGCTGGGGTGAAAATTCAAGAAGTAACCATTGGGGTGAGACTAAGAAATCCAGTTCAGGAGGTAGCGACAGTGACAGATCAGTATCTGGTTGGAATGAGCCAGGTAAATCAAATTCTGTTACTTGGGGAGGTAGTAGTAATACAAACCCAAATAATTCTTCAGGATGGGATGAGCCTGCAAAGTCTAATCAGAACCAGGGCTGGGGAGACCCTCCTAAATCCAATCAGCCTCAAGGTTGGGGGGATTCATCAAAGCCAATCAACTCTCCAGAATGGAACAAACAAGATGTTGGATCTTGGGGAGCACCGTCTGCCACCAATAAACCACCGGGCTCAGGCTGGCTGGGGGGACCAATGCCAGCTCCAGCAAAGGAAGAGGAACCCACTGGCTGGGAGGAGCCATCCCCTGAATCAATACGCCGCAAAATGGAAATTGATGATGGAACTTCTGCTTGGGGTGATCCGAGCAAATACAACTACAAAAATGTGAATATGTGGAATAAAAATGTCCCAAACAGTAGCAGCAGTTCAGACCAGCAAGCACAGGTACATCAGCAGCTACTGTCTTCAAGTGCCATGTCTAGCAAGGAGAGCAGTTCGGGTTCTG GTTGGGGAGAGCCTTCTACTCCAGCCACTACTGTAGATAACGGAACGTCAGCGTGGGGTAAGCCCATGGATACTGGTACTAGCTGGGGAGAACCCATCAGCGACGCAGGAGGCACCTCTGGCTGGGGAAACGCTTCTCTTGGTCAACAGGCTCCAAATAAACCTG GGCCTAAATCTATGCAAGATAGTTGGTGTGGAGATGATATGCCATTGACAGGCAGTCGTCAGACCAgctgggaggaagaagaggatgTAGAGATTGGAATGTGGAACAGCAGTTCTTCACAAGAAGCTAACACATCTTTGAACTGGCCACCCTATATGAAGAAAATGCCCACAAAG gGAATAATGAAAGGTGGAAATAAGCAAGATGAAGCATGGATCAATCCATTCATTAAGCAATTCACAAATCTCAGTTTTTCA AGAGAATCACCAGAAGAAACCATACAGAGCAATAAGATGGACATGTCTGGag GGATATTGCAAGATAAGAGAATGGAGATTGATAAGCATGGCCTCAATGTTGGAGATTACAATCGTGTGGTTGGAAAAGGCCCTGGTTCTCGTCCTCAGATTTCCAAAGAGTCTTCCATGGATCGCAGTCCTTATTTTGATAAG GATGGCATTGTAGCAGACGAGTCCCAAAACATGCAGTTTATGTCCAATCAAAACATGAAGCTTCCCCCTTCAAATAGTGCACTACCTAACCAAGCCCTTGGCTCCCTGGCAGGGCTGGGTATGCAAAACTTGAATTCTGTTAGACAG AATGGCAATCCCAGTGTGTTTGGTGTTGGTAATatagcagcacagcccaggagcATGCAGCAGCCTCCAGCACAACCTCTTAATTCATCTCAGCCTAATCCACGTGCTCAAGTGCCTCCTCCATTACTATCCCCTCAG GTTCCGGTATCATTACTGAAGTATGCACCAAACAGCGGTGGCCTGAGTCCACTTTTTGGCCCACAACAGGTAGCCATGTTGAATCAACTGTCCCAGTTAAACCAGCTTTCTCAGATCTCCCAGTTACAG CGGTTGTTGGCTCAGCAGCAAAAAGTGCAGAATCAAAGAAGCATGCCTTCTGGTGGTCGtcaacagcaggagcagcag ggtcGATCTCTTAGTATGCAGCAACAGATGATGCAACAGTCCCGTCAGCTTGATCCAAACCTGTTAATGAAGCAGCAAACTCCACCCTCTCAACAGCAGTCACTCCATCAACCCACCATGAAATCTTTCCTTGAGAATGTCATACCCCATGCTACTCCTGAGCTACAGAAAGGGCCATCACCAATAAATTCATTCAGCAGCTTCCCTATAG GAATGAACTCAAACTTGAATGTAAACATGGATATGAGCAGTATTAAAGAGCCACAGCAATCTCGATTGAGAAAATGGACTACAGTAGACAGCATTTCTGTGAACACATCTTTAGAGCAAAACTCCAGCAAACATG GTGCTATTTCAAGTGGTTTTAGGCTGGAAGAGTCTCCGTTTGTTCCATATGACTTTATGAACAGCAGTACTTCACCAGCCAGTCCTCCTGGATCTATTGGGGACGGCTGGCCCCGTGCCAAATCGCCTAATGGCTCTAGCAGTGTTAACTGGCCACCAG AATTTCGTCCTGGTGAGCCATGGAAAGGTTATCCAAACATCGACCCTGAAACTGACCCTTACGTCACTCCTGGCAGTGTCATAAACAATCTTTCAATTAATACTGTGCGGGAAGTTGACCACCTCAGGGACAGGAACAGTG GGTCATCCTCATCTTTGAACACCACGCTGCCTTCAACTAGTGCCTGGTCATCCATTCGTGCCTCCAACTACAATGTTTCCCTCAGCAGTACAGCACAAAGCACTTCAG TAGCCAGAAACAGTGATTCCAAATCAACATGGTCTCCTGGATCAGTCACTAACACCTCTCTGGCTCATGAGCTGTGGAAGGTCCCTTTGCCACCTAAAAGCATCACTGCTCCATCCCGCCCACCTCCAGGGCTAACAGGCCAGAAACCACCTTTGTCCACTTGGGATAATTCCCTTCGTTTGGGTGGAGGATGGGGAAATTCTGATGCCAGATATACCCCTG gtTCAAGCTGGGGTGAGAGCAGCTCAGGGAGAATAACAAATTGGCTTGTTCTGAAGAACCTTACACCTCAG ATCGATGGCTCAACCCTGCGTACTCTGTGCATGCAGCACGGTCCACTAATAACATTCCACCTTAACCTCCCACATGGTAATGCTTTGGTCCGTTACAGTTCAAAAGAAGAGGTAGTGAAGGCACAAAAATCTCTGCACat GTGTGTTTTAGGGAACACTACTATTCTTGCTGAGTTTGCCAGTGAAGAGGAGATTAGTCGCTTCTTTGCACAAGGCCAGTCTCTGACTCCGTCTCCTGGCTGGCAATCTCTTGGATCCAGCCAGAACCGACTCGGATCCATTGATGGTTCCCATTCGTTCTCAAACCGTAATGATCTAAATCACTGGAATGGTGCTGGGCTGTCGGGAACTAGCAGTGGAGACCTTCATGGCACTTCACTTTGGGGGAGCCCCAGCTATTCCACGAGCCTGTGGGGCACCCCGAGCAGCAATGACACCAGGGGAATTAGCAGCCCATCCCCCATCAACACTTTCCTTTCTGTTGACCACCTAGGTGGAGGTGGAGAGTCCATGTAa
- the TNRC6A gene encoding trinucleotide repeat-containing gene 6A protein isoform X7, which yields MEERKKRKEDKKKKEAAQKKAIEQKIKVPEQTKTSVSQPQPVTSNGTSTATSTNNNAKRATANNQQQQTLPRYPPREVPPRFRHQEQKQLLKRGQQLPVIAANLGSTPKVLNGQSGGSTVTTKQPVTNGEVPNSSKKQPDLNHSGLGSHYENSHWGPVSSNSESSTNWDKVIVDGSDKEAWPSITGSDPELTSECMDTDSASSSGSERNLIIMASGSTGGENDGIRNGIGHGSQNKFVVGSNSNNVGNGSINGPWGLSHGTIISTCQVSVDAPDSKSESSNNRMNAWGTINSSSNGGLNPSTLNSNGNHGAWPVLENNGHALKGSVGSGNSGTNIQCSTIGQISNSQSINSKVGGSAHGSWGGLQENCDSEVNGTRKVSFSGQPQNLNTEMNGPNNTTNFMTSSLPNSAGSAQINELPNNTGHGAWRVSTMNHSQIQASPVTNGTSISHLSNGEAKNGGSYGTTWGAYGSNYSGDKCSGPNSQANGDTVNATLMQSGISGPGSTNFQINGNKGGGVWEAGTVNSQNMPWGSGNGASAGGSRRGWGNPAQNTGTNISNGEWSKLPSNQHSNDSVNGNTRKFTNGWKSTEEDDLNSQSSAVSQITEQNSAWAKTGTGDGEGSTESTGCHEDRVATEGQNRERRKVDQHALLQSIVNRTDLDPRVLSNSGWGQTPIKQNTAWDTETSPRGERKTDNGTEAWGGSVTQTSSSGGCVDRPSPNNNDTSSVSGWGDPKSATRWGDSKGSNSQGGWEEDSAATVMVKSNQSWGSGKEEKSSWNDTQKMKQGWVEGQKASQGWAVSASDSWGENSRSNHWGETKKSSSGGSDSDRSVSGWNEPGKSNSVTWGGSSNTNPNNSSGWDEPAKSNQNQGWGDPPKSNQPQGWGDSSKPINSPEWNKQDVGSWGAPSATNKPPGSGWLGGPMPAPAKEEEPTGWEEPSPESIRRKMEIDDGTSAWGDPSKYNYKNVNMWNKNVPNSSSSSDQQAQVHQQLLSSSAMSSKESSSGSGWGEPSTPATTVDNGTSAWGKPMDTGTSWGEPISDAGGTSGWGNASLGQQAPNKPGPKSMQDSWCGDDMPLTGSRQTSWEEEEDVEIGMWNSSSSQEANTSLNWPPYMKKMPTKGIMKGGNKQDEAWINPFIKQFTNLSFSRESPEETIQSNKMDMSGGILQDKRMEIDKHGLNVGDYNRVVGKGPGSRPQISKESSMDRSPYFDKNGNPSVFGVGNIAAQPRSMQQPPAQPLNSSQPNPRAQVPPPLLSPQVPVSLLKYAPNSGGLSPLFGPQQVAMLNQLSQLNQLSQISQLQRLLAQQQKVQNQRSMPSGGRQQQEQQGRSLSMQQQMMQQSRQLDPNLLMKQQTPPSQQQSLHQPTMKSFLENVIPHATPELQKGPSPINSFSSFPIGMNSNLNVNMDMSSIKEPQQSRLRKWTTVDSISVNTSLEQNSSKHGAISSGFRLEESPFVPYDFMNSSTSPASPPGSIGDGWPRAKSPNGSSSVNWPPEFRPGEPWKGYPNIDPETDPYVTPGSVINNLSINTVREVDHLRDRNSGSSSSLNTTLPSTSAWSSIRASNYNVSLSSTAQSTSVARNSDSKSTWSPGSVTNTSLAHELWKVPLPPKSITAPSRPPPGLTGQKPPLSTWDNSLRLGGGWGNSDARYTPGSSWGESSSGRITNWLVLKNLTPQIDGSTLRTLCMQHGPLITFHLNLPHGNALVRYSSKEEVVKAQKSLHMCVLGNTTILAEFASEEEISRFFAQGQSLTPSPGWQSLGSSQNRLGSIDGSHSFSNRNDLNHWNGAGLSGTSSGDLHGTSLWGSPSYSTSLWGTPSSNDTRGISSPSPINTFLSVDHLGGGGESM from the exons TGCCAGAACAAACCAAGACAAGTGTAAGCCAGCCTCAGCCTGTCACCTCTAACGGCACTTCCACAGCAACCAGCACTAATAATAATGCCAAGCGGGCCACAGCCAAcaatcagcagcagcaaaccTTGCCTCGATACCCTCCTCGTGAAGTACCACCGCGATTTCGACACCAGGAACAGAAACAGCTTCTGAAACGAGGTCAGCAGTTACCAGTTATAGCTGCAAACCTGGGATCTACTCCTAAAGTATTAAACGGCCAGTCAGGAGGCAGCACTGTCACAACCAAACAGCCGGTGACCAACGGAGAAGTGCCgaacagcagcaaaaaacagCCAG ATCTGAACCACAGTGGTCTAGGATCCCATTATGAAAATTCTCACTGGGGACCAGTCTCTTCAAATAGTGAATCCAGCACAAACTGGGATAAAGTTATTGTAGACGGCTCTGACAAAGAAGCATGGCCATCAATCACTGGCAGTGACCCAGAGTTGACATCAGAATGTATGGACACTGACTCTGCCTCTAGCTCTGGGTCAGAGAGAAACCTCATTATAATGGCTTCAGGGAGCACAGGTGGTGAAAATGATGGCATTCGAAATGGCATCGGACATGGTTCTCAAAATAAGTTTGTGGTTGGTAGCAACAGCAATAATGTGGGCAATGGAAGTATTAATGGGCCATGGGGTTTATCCCATGGGACCATAATAAGCACATGTCAAGTTTCTGTGGATGCTCCTGACAGCAAATCTGAAAGTAGCAACAATAGAATGAATGCTTGGGGCACCATAAACTCTTCATCAAATGGAGGGTTAAATCCAAGCACTTTGAATTCAAATGGCAACCATGGTGCCTGGCCTGTATTGGAGAACAATGGACATGCCCTGAAAGGGTCTGTAGGGAGTGGTAATTCTGGCACAAATATTCAGTGCAGTACCATAGGTCAGATATCTAACAGTCAGAGTATTAACTCTAAAGTGGGTGGTTCAGCCCATGGTTCCTGGGGAGGCCTTCAGGAAAATTGTGATTCTGAAGTAAATGGTACAAGGAAGGTTTCATTCAGTGGGCAACCTCAAAACCttaacactgaaatgaatggaCCAAATAACACTACTAACTTTATGACCTCTAGTTTACCAAACTCTGCTGGTTCAGCGCAGATTAACGAACTGCCTAATAATACAGGGCATGGGGCCTGGCGTGTGAGCACAATGAATCATTCTCAGATTCAGGCCTCTCCAGTTACAAATGGCACTTCCATTTCTCACCTTAGCAATGGTGAGGCGAAAAATGGTGGATCTTATGGTACTACATGGGGTGCCTATGGTTCTAATTACTCTGGAGACAAATGTTCAGGCCCAAACAGCCAAGCTAATGGTGACACTGTGAATGCAACTCTAATGCAGTCAGGCATTAGTGGGCCTGGCAGCACTAACTTTCAAATCAACGGGAATAAAGGAGGAGGGGTGTGGGAAGCAGGGACAGTCAACTCCCAGAATATGCCATGGGGAAGTGGAAATGGTGCAAGTGCTGGCGGAAGTAGAAGAGGATGGGGCAACCCTGCACAAAACACTGGCACTAACATTTCAAATGGTGAATGGAGTAAACTGCCTAGTAATCAGCATTCCAATGACAGTGTAAATGGAAATACCAGGAAGTTTACAAATGGATGGAAATCTACTGAAGAGGATGACCTTAACAGCCAGAGTTCTGCTGTGTCTCAGATAACTGAGCAGAATAGCGCGTGGGCCAAAACAGGTACAGGGGACGGAGAAGGTAGTACAGAGAGCACTGGATGCCATGAAGATAGAGTAGCTACAGAAGGACAGAATCgagagagaagaaaagttgACCAGCATGCATTACTCCAAAGTATAGTAAACAGAACTGACTTAGATCCACGTGTCCTTTCCAATTCTGGTTGGGGACAGACTCCGATCAAACAGAACACTGCCTGGGATACCGAAACATCACCAAGAGGTGAAAGAAAAACTGACAATGGGACAGAGGCCTGGGGAGGCTCTGTGACACAGACTTCTAGCTCAGGGGGATGTGTGGATAGACCTAGCCCTAATAATAATGATACCTCATCTGTATCAGGGTGGGGAGATCCAAAGTCTGCTACAAGGTGGGGAGACTCCAAAGGGTCAAATAGCCAAGGGGGGTGGGAAGAGGATTCTGCTGCTACAGTAATGGTCAAGAGCAATCAATCATGGGGAAGTGGCAAAGAGGAAAAGTCATCTTGGAATGACACGCAGAAGATGAAACAGGGATGGGTAGAAGGACAGAAGGCCAGCCAGGGTTGGGCTGTTTCTGCCAGTGACAGCTGGGGTGAAAATTCAAGAAGTAACCATTGGGGTGAGACTAAGAAATCCAGTTCAGGAGGTAGCGACAGTGACAGATCAGTATCTGGTTGGAATGAGCCAGGTAAATCAAATTCTGTTACTTGGGGAGGTAGTAGTAATACAAACCCAAATAATTCTTCAGGATGGGATGAGCCTGCAAAGTCTAATCAGAACCAGGGCTGGGGAGACCCTCCTAAATCCAATCAGCCTCAAGGTTGGGGGGATTCATCAAAGCCAATCAACTCTCCAGAATGGAACAAACAAGATGTTGGATCTTGGGGAGCACCGTCTGCCACCAATAAACCACCGGGCTCAGGCTGGCTGGGGGGACCAATGCCAGCTCCAGCAAAGGAAGAGGAACCCACTGGCTGGGAGGAGCCATCCCCTGAATCAATACGCCGCAAAATGGAAATTGATGATGGAACTTCTGCTTGGGGTGATCCGAGCAAATACAACTACAAAAATGTGAATATGTGGAATAAAAATGTCCCAAACAGTAGCAGCAGTTCAGACCAGCAAGCACAGGTACATCAGCAGCTACTGTCTTCAAGTGCCATGTCTAGCAAGGAGAGCAGTTCGGGTTCTG GTTGGGGAGAGCCTTCTACTCCAGCCACTACTGTAGATAACGGAACGTCAGCGTGGGGTAAGCCCATGGATACTGGTACTAGCTGGGGAGAACCCATCAGCGACGCAGGAGGCACCTCTGGCTGGGGAAACGCTTCTCTTGGTCAACAGGCTCCAAATAAACCTG GGCCTAAATCTATGCAAGATAGTTGGTGTGGAGATGATATGCCATTGACAGGCAGTCGTCAGACCAgctgggaggaagaagaggatgTAGAGATTGGAATGTGGAACAGCAGTTCTTCACAAGAAGCTAACACATCTTTGAACTGGCCACCCTATATGAAGAAAATGCCCACAAAG gGAATAATGAAAGGTGGAAATAAGCAAGATGAAGCATGGATCAATCCATTCATTAAGCAATTCACAAATCTCAGTTTTTCA AGAGAATCACCAGAAGAAACCATACAGAGCAATAAGATGGACATGTCTGGag GGATATTGCAAGATAAGAGAATGGAGATTGATAAGCATGGCCTCAATGTTGGAGATTACAATCGTGTGGTTGGAAAAGGCCCTGGTTCTCGTCCTCAGATTTCCAAAGAGTCTTCCATGGATCGCAGTCCTTATTTTGATAAG AATGGCAATCCCAGTGTGTTTGGTGTTGGTAATatagcagcacagcccaggagcATGCAGCAGCCTCCAGCACAACCTCTTAATTCATCTCAGCCTAATCCACGTGCTCAAGTGCCTCCTCCATTACTATCCCCTCAG GTTCCGGTATCATTACTGAAGTATGCACCAAACAGCGGTGGCCTGAGTCCACTTTTTGGCCCACAACAGGTAGCCATGTTGAATCAACTGTCCCAGTTAAACCAGCTTTCTCAGATCTCCCAGTTACAG CGGTTGTTGGCTCAGCAGCAAAAAGTGCAGAATCAAAGAAGCATGCCTTCTGGTGGTCGtcaacagcaggagcagcag ggtcGATCTCTTAGTATGCAGCAACAGATGATGCAACAGTCCCGTCAGCTTGATCCAAACCTGTTAATGAAGCAGCAAACTCCACCCTCTCAACAGCAGTCACTCCATCAACCCACCATGAAATCTTTCCTTGAGAATGTCATACCCCATGCTACTCCTGAGCTACAGAAAGGGCCATCACCAATAAATTCATTCAGCAGCTTCCCTATAG GAATGAACTCAAACTTGAATGTAAACATGGATATGAGCAGTATTAAAGAGCCACAGCAATCTCGATTGAGAAAATGGACTACAGTAGACAGCATTTCTGTGAACACATCTTTAGAGCAAAACTCCAGCAAACATG GTGCTATTTCAAGTGGTTTTAGGCTGGAAGAGTCTCCGTTTGTTCCATATGACTTTATGAACAGCAGTACTTCACCAGCCAGTCCTCCTGGATCTATTGGGGACGGCTGGCCCCGTGCCAAATCGCCTAATGGCTCTAGCAGTGTTAACTGGCCACCAG AATTTCGTCCTGGTGAGCCATGGAAAGGTTATCCAAACATCGACCCTGAAACTGACCCTTACGTCACTCCTGGCAGTGTCATAAACAATCTTTCAATTAATACTGTGCGGGAAGTTGACCACCTCAGGGACAGGAACAGTG GGTCATCCTCATCTTTGAACACCACGCTGCCTTCAACTAGTGCCTGGTCATCCATTCGTGCCTCCAACTACAATGTTTCCCTCAGCAGTACAGCACAAAGCACTTCAG TAGCCAGAAACAGTGATTCCAAATCAACATGGTCTCCTGGATCAGTCACTAACACCTCTCTGGCTCATGAGCTGTGGAAGGTCCCTTTGCCACCTAAAAGCATCACTGCTCCATCCCGCCCACCTCCAGGGCTAACAGGCCAGAAACCACCTTTGTCCACTTGGGATAATTCCCTTCGTTTGGGTGGAGGATGGGGAAATTCTGATGCCAGATATACCCCTG gtTCAAGCTGGGGTGAGAGCAGCTCAGGGAGAATAACAAATTGGCTTGTTCTGAAGAACCTTACACCTCAG ATCGATGGCTCAACCCTGCGTACTCTGTGCATGCAGCACGGTCCACTAATAACATTCCACCTTAACCTCCCACATGGTAATGCTTTGGTCCGTTACAGTTCAAAAGAAGAGGTAGTGAAGGCACAAAAATCTCTGCACat GTGTGTTTTAGGGAACACTACTATTCTTGCTGAGTTTGCCAGTGAAGAGGAGATTAGTCGCTTCTTTGCACAAGGCCAGTCTCTGACTCCGTCTCCTGGCTGGCAATCTCTTGGATCCAGCCAGAACCGACTCGGATCCATTGATGGTTCCCATTCGTTCTCAAACCGTAATGATCTAAATCACTGGAATGGTGCTGGGCTGTCGGGAACTAGCAGTGGAGACCTTCATGGCACTTCACTTTGGGGGAGCCCCAGCTATTCCACGAGCCTGTGGGGCACCCCGAGCAGCAATGACACCAGGGGAATTAGCAGCCCATCCCCCATCAACACTTTCCTTTCTGTTGACCACCTAGGTGGAGGTGGAGAGTCCATGTAa